The genomic segment GGTTTTCAAGGGTCGGGTCGAGAGAACTCATTTTTCTGGCATTAGTGCCCCGAGAGTTATTTAGTTATTTACATCGATAGTTGTGTAGCTGTAAGTCGTTCTCTTACCTCGACTGTGTAGTTTTATCGGCTGCGAAAAAAATTCAGTATGAGGGCCGCATCGATAGGGTGGCGGGCGGTGTgtacgaagaggaagggtgTTCTGCTTTTCACCGCGGTTGTGTCTATCGTTGGAGAGATCAGTATCTCCAAAATACCCAGTGTCTCAGGCTGGGACCAGGAACAGGGTGTCAATCCCAATGGCGGATTCAACGGCAATGCTTATACGTACGCTCTGCCTGAGAATCGAGGTAACCGGCCTGCGTACGCGGTCAGTGCGCCGGAAGGTGACAGCAACGAATCATCTGACGAAGAATCCTTGAAGAACTCTAAGTTAGGTCCATATAAAAGACCTGCTAAGCATTTTTTCGACAGAATCCGCGGACGCGATTATTACAGACCTCTGCTTGACAGGGGAAGCCGCCTGGGACTTCGCGAGCAcgggaaaggagagagtCCACATCATGGCACCTTTCATAAAATCCCGGTGAACTGGGACTTGAACTTTGAACATTCTCCCGACGAAGCTTCGGAGGTTGAGTCCGCTGTGGACAGCCTCCTCCGTGAA from the Toxoplasma gondii ME49 chromosome IX, whole genome shotgun sequence genome contains:
- a CDS encoding hypothetical protein (encoded by transcript TGME49_267740~Signal peptide predicted by SignalP 2.0 HMM (probability 0.667) with cleavage site probability 0.395 at residue 34~Predicted trans-membrane domain (TMHMM2.0):203-226), with the protein product MRAASIGWRAVCTKRKGVLLFTAVVSIVGEISISKIPSVSGWDQEQGVNPNGGFNGNAYTYALPENRGNRPAYAVSAPEGDSNESSDEESLKNSKLGPYKRPAKHFFDRIRGRDYYRPLLDRGSRLGLREHGKGESPHHGTFHKIPVNWDLNFEHSPDEASEVESAVDSLLREYREMGRREAELISLSPGGHDRSSSRSSLARLAITAGLISAIGGGMLLTFPVVAKALAVAAAVGGVGSTMWGVKQVMRGGNSSKSTEPQPGGDINSEFAAEVFATEIEKARHSLEGGREQQKSSSKSDGTKSTQTQRRRRHSRSRKHVKQKENEELDKQTAFGTSLDD